The DNA window GGCCGCCACCAGGGTGACCCGGGCGCCGCGCGCGACGGCGGTGCGGGCCAGGGCGTACCCCTGCTTGCCGGAGGAGCGGTTGCCGAGGAAGCGGACGGGGTCCAGGGGCTCCCGGGTGCCGCCGGCGCTGATCACCACGTGCCGGCCGGCGAGGTCCGGGCCGGCCGCTCCGCGGGCCAGGACGCTCCGGCACACCTCGAAGATCTCCTCGTGGTCGGGCAGCCGGCCCTTGCCGGTGTCCTTGCCGGTGAGCCGGCCCACGGCGGGCTCGACGACCACGGCCCCGCGGCGCCGCAGCGTGGCGACGTTCTCCTGGGTGGCCGGGTGCTCCCACATCTCGGTGTGCATCGCGGGGGCGAAGACCACCGGGCAGCGGGCGGTGAGCAGGGTGTTGGTGAGCAGGTCGTCGGCGAGCCCGTGGGCGGCCTTGGCCAGCATGTCGGCGGTGGCCGGGGCGACCACGACGAGGTCGGCGGTCTGCCCGATGCGCACGTGCGGCACCTCGTGGACTGTCTCCCACACCTCGGTGGAGGCGGGGTTCCCGGAGAGCGCGGCCCAGGTGGCCTCGCCGACGAAGTTCAGTGAGGCCGCCGTGGGCACCACCCGCACCTCGTGCCCGGACTCGGTCAGCCGGCGCAGCAGCTCGCAGGCCTTGTAGGCGGCGATTCCACCGCTCACCCCCAGCACGACCTTGGGCTTAGCCATCCGTACACATCCCTTCGACAAGCTCGAACAAGCTCGACAGTACCCATGACACACCACAGGCCCGGCAGATGGTCTGCCGGGCCTGTGGCGAAAGGAATGCTCGGTGCCTTACTGAGCCGGGGCCTCGATGGCCTCGGAGGTCAGCAGACCCGCGTTGATCTCGCGCAGCGCGATCGAAAGCGGCTTCTCGTGGACGTGGGTGTCCACCAGCGGGCCGACGTACTCGAGCAGGCCCTCACCGAGCTGCGAGTAGTACGCGTTGATCTGACGCGCGCGCTTGGCCGCGTAGATCACGAGGCTGTACTTCGAGTCCGTGGCCTCGAGCAGCTCGTCGATCGGCGGGTTGATGATGCCCTCGGGCGCAGTAATGGAAGAGGACACGCTCTACCTTCCGAAGATGGGAAAAGATCGTAACGATCAGATGGTGGCTGATCGACTCAGGAACATCGATCGACGATCAGACAACGTTCATCAAGGCTAGCAGCTCACGGGCTACGTCCTCGACGGAGGTGTTGACAAGGGTGGTGTCGAACTCGGATTCGGCGGCGAGCTCGGTCTTGGCCGCGCCGAGCCTGCGCTCGATGACCTCGGCCGATTCCGTGCCCCGGCCCGT is part of the Streptomyces subrutilus genome and encodes:
- the coaBC gene encoding bifunctional phosphopantothenoylcysteine decarboxylase/phosphopantothenate--cysteine ligase CoaBC, which produces MAKPKVVLGVSGGIAAYKACELLRRLTESGHEVRVVPTAASLNFVGEATWAALSGNPASTEVWETVHEVPHVRIGQTADLVVVAPATADMLAKAAHGLADDLLTNTLLTARCPVVFAPAMHTEMWEHPATQENVATLRRRGAVVVEPAVGRLTGKDTGKGRLPDHEEIFEVCRSVLARGAAGPDLAGRHVVISAGGTREPLDPVRFLGNRSSGKQGYALARTAVARGARVTLVAANTALADPAGADVVRVGTALQLREAVLKAAADADAVVMAAAVADFRPARYAGGKIKKKDGEEPAPVALVRNPDVLAEISADRAREGQVVVGFAAETDDVLANGRAKLRRKGCDLLVVNEVGETKTFGSEENEAVILASDGSELPVPYGPKEALAELVWDQVGARLPVRRA
- the rpoZ gene encoding DNA-directed RNA polymerase subunit omega, which translates into the protein MSSSITAPEGIINPPIDELLEATDSKYSLVIYAAKRARQINAYYSQLGEGLLEYVGPLVDTHVHEKPLSIALREINAGLLTSEAIEAPAQ